The Coccidioides posadasii str. Silveira chromosome 3, complete sequence genome contains a region encoding:
- a CDS encoding uncharacterized protein (EggNog:ENOG410Q547) has protein sequence MVLKKMKPGFACAMVGIISIQLSTPGAATPLKSDKTAIGALAAGNATGLPSHVTIECVSGQCSDRDRQTLAQVLDMIENDPAATQGWDITSFVEIENGPAKHEKYGISLARRQDAVKDETDLIDLDLAKIHHCIATNCSSEALDGIKHEISTSTLRWLWPILGKLKGFKFNYGLEYTRQ, from the exons ATGGTcttgaagaaaatgaagcCTGGTTTTGCATGTGCCATGGTGGGCATCATCTCCATCCAACTCAGCACTCCTGGTGCAGCTACACCATTGAAGTCGGATAAAA CTGCCATTGGTGCACTTGCGGCCGGCAACGCGA CTGGCCTTCCGTCTCATGTCACCATCGAGTGTGTCTCCGGCCAGTGCTCCGACCGCGACCGTCAGACCTTGGCCCAAGTTCTTGACATGATTGAAAACGATCCCGCAGCCACCCAGGGCTGGGACATCACCTCGTTTGTGGAGATTGAAAACGGTCCCGCCAAGCATGAAAAGTACGGCATCAGCTTGGCTCGTCGCCAGGACGCCGTCAAGGACGAGACCGACTTGATCGACCTTGACCTTGCTAAGATTCACCACTGCATCGCCACCAACTGTTCTAGCGAAGCCCTTGACGGCATCAAGCACGAAATCAGCACCTCTACTCTTCGCTGGCTCTGGCCTATTTTGGGTAAACTTAAGGGATTTAAGTTCAATTATGGCCTTGAATATACTAGGCAGTAG
- a CDS encoding uncharacterized protein (EggNog:ENOG410Q0HJ), which translates to MSKHHPGSTAHTHRLLPNRRFKSSTSRFHLPLTAKKTPSSVNNPMNWTGGRLFRHSFKDKSTLKAREKLHFAKARRLAFKGRRAALSPLRISGSALELQGAIGPSTIKFKGKGTGLEYSKSTDNGQYFKRDENPEPPLKTRSHQPPNGHFNKPPRSRGGQFLEESLLRSPTARDESIEAIRRRLLQKNDWAGLSISRPLNVHFTTEEERYNCGRRRPLTEADRERLTLAGKQRVPIFRSYEWPSKKRKKQNRDDDSSTAQNLDAISIRINEQKMVPLTPRLRTESHFLSQASSESMLLDTEEAIEGYDFESSSIIVNPRSSGNLDVFWNQDNDDLSAIQNQETEELGQGATRLPSSELSRLPVLDRNGTFTAHGHQTKYIPPGSRDFVILNERHLKAVETSSGVAGCGRKALIGELTGKHNNPPFYKGYEMPKGHIADSYMERQMHPSLAKPSRSVFFGQTVEERADDFPNADEIWKRLVFGPKTERTRASEKLDSPFFASRKPIGIEDTSSISEAGESKDNITVPGEASTTSDTSKIAINTSINCAASVVADGQFMPSETDFLSQFSPKGGYIEEFLGGMSTYNNDASPNQSIYLTSPEAMPKKSEHTARFG; encoded by the coding sequence ATGTCGAAGCACCACCCCGGCTCTACAGCACATACTCATCGTCTGTTGCCAAATCGCCGTTTCAAATCATCCACTTCCCGTTTCCATCTACCTTTAACGGCCAAGAAGACTCCAAGTTCAGTCAATAACCCCATGAATTGGACCGGAGGTAGGCTCTTCCGTCATTCTTTCAAAGACAAGAGCACACTCAAGGCCCGCGAAAAACTACATTTTGCCAAAGCACGAAGGTTGGCATTCAAGGGTCGAAGAGCGGCTCTGTCGCCACTCAGAATATCCGGATCTGCCCTAGAGCTTCAAGGGGCTATAGGGCCATCGACCATCAAGTTTAAGGGGAAAGGAACTGGACTAGAGTATTCTAAGAGCACTGATAACGGTCAGTATTTCAAGCGAGATGAAAATCCGGAGCCTCCTTTGAAAACGCGAAGCCACCAGCCGCCTAACGGGCATTTCAATAAACCACCCAGAAGTCGAGGAGGCCAGTTCCTGGAAGAGAGCCTTTTAAGATCCCCTACAGCACGGGATGAAAGCATTGAGGCCATACGCCGCAGGCTCCTCCAAAAGAACGACTGGGCCGGCCTTTCCATCTCACGTCCGCTGAACGTGCACTTTACCACCGAAGAGGAAAGATACAACTGCGGTCGAAGGCGACCCCTCACAGAAGCAGATCGGGAGAGGCTGACGCTTGCCGGAAAGCAGCGAGTCCCTATATTCCGTTCCTACGAGTGGCCCTCGAAGAAGCGGAAGAAACAAAACAGGGACGATGACTCCTCAACTGCGCAAAACCTTGATGCCATCAGTATACGCATTAATGAGCAGAAAATGGTACCTTTGACCCCCCGACTGCGAACAGAAAGCCATTTTCTCAGCCAGGCTTCGTCGGAGTCAATGTTGCTCGACACAGAGGAGGCTATTGAGGGTTACGACTTTGAGTCATCGTCTATAATTGTGAATCCAAGAAGTAGTGGAAATCTAGACGTCTTCTGGAACCAGGATAATGATGATTTATCAGCAATCCAAAATCAGGAAACTGAGGAACTAGGTCAAGGAGCGACACGTCTACCTTCTTCAGAGCTATCTAGGCTTCCGGTCTTAGATAGAAACGGTACGTTCACCGCCCATGGACACCAAACTAAGTACATCCCGCCGGGTTCGAGGGACTTTGTAATTCTCAATGAGAGGCATCTGAAAGCGGTAGAGACGTCCTCGGGTGTGGCTGGGTGTGGGAGAAAAGCCCTGATAGGCGAATTAACTGGCAAGCATAACAATCCTCCTTTTTATAAGGGATATGAAATGCCTAAGGGACATATAGCAGACAGCTATATGGAAAGACAAATGCACCCAAGCCTAGCAAAACCATCAAGGTCGGTCTTCTTTGGTCAGACCGTAGAAGAAAGGGCAGATGATTTCCCAAATGCAGACGAAATTTGGAAACGACTGGTGTTCGGACCAAAAACCGAAAGAACACGGGCCAGCGAGAAATTGGACTCCCCTTTCTTCGCAAGCAGAAAACCAATTGGTATCGAAGATACCAGCAGCATCAGTGAAGCGGGTGAATCGAAAGACAACATCACCGTTCCAGGCGAAGCATCCACTACCAGTGATACATCCAAAATTGCCATAAATACGTCGATAAACTGCGCTGCATCGGTTGTTGCGGATGGCCAGTTTATGCCTTCAGAAACAGACTTTTTGTCACAGTTCAGCCCAAAGGGGGGTTATATCGAAGAATTTCTGGGCGGGATGTCAACGTATAACAATGATGCAAGTCCAAACCAGTCGATTTATTTAACTTCACCGGAAGCGATGCCAAAAAAATCAGAACATACTGCAAGATTTGGATGA
- a CDS encoding uncharacterized protein (EggNog:ENOG410PP4E~COG:S~TransMembrane:1 (i55-82o)), which yields MEYFSRNFSIDTEAVNEAFIPPEEHDEDSGGIIRDEQGKCQRNPWNKHSQSRKKYLMCSAFIVLLLCLVLLGVVVRLSMLAFRSSGCEKTSCTNVSGLPDAVYSPAQAVKEFQAVRFDGRVDTRNIYKGAPSSGLDDAWRELYDVTAQELKRIQKTSVEVPSRRGYHLAKLADKIRQHVHNDHYQLTDEGKSISVIDHVDHCIDIVRQALMCQADTTLITFNDDGALSPVKPDFEATHACQNFDKVHDWAREREFNMTEEAIRNPKPFRDDLIDAINRELGE from the exons ATGGAATACTTTTCGCGTAATTTCTCAATCGACACAGAAGCAGTGAATGAGGCCTTTATTCCGCCGGAAGAGCATGACGAGGACAGTGGGGGCATTATCCGTGACGAACAGGGGAAATGTCAAAGAAATCCATGGAATAAGCATTCGCAGTCGAGAAAGAAGTACTTAATGTGTTCGGCATTTATTGTCCTTCTCCTGTGTCTTGTGCTGCTTGGCGTTGTCGTAAGACTGTCGATGCTGGCTTTCCGGAGCTCAGGGTGTGAAAAGACATCGTGCACGAACGTATCGGGCCTACCTGATGCCGTTTATT CGCCGGCACAAGCTGTCAAGGAATTCCAGGCTGTGCGATTTGACGGCAGGGTTGACACCAGAAACATATACAAGGGGGCTCCAAGCTCCGGGCTTGACGACGCTTGGAGAGAGCTTTATGATG TTACAGCCCAGGAGCTGAAAAGGATCCAGAAAACCAGCGTCGAGGTGCCTTCTCGACGTGGATATCACCTCGCCAAGCTAGCT GATAAAATCCGTCAACATGTCCACAACGACCACTATCAGCTGACGGATGAAGGGAAATCGATTTCAGTTATAGACCATGTCG ACCACTGTATCGATATTGTCCGCCAGGCGCTCATGTGCCAGGCAGACACAACTCTCATCACATTTAACGATGACGGAGCACTCTCGCCCGTGAAGCCTGATTTCGAGGCCACGCATGCATGCCAGAATTTTGACAAAGTCCATGATTGGGCGAGGGAGAGGGAATTCAATATGACAGAGGAAGCGATACGAAATCCTAAACCTTTTAGGGATGATCTGATTGATGCGATTAACAGAGAACTCGGGGAATGA